In Anopheles gambiae chromosome 2, idAnoGambNW_F1_1, whole genome shotgun sequence, a single window of DNA contains:
- the LOC1281316 gene encoding tropomyosin-1 isoform X2 yields the protein MDAIKKKMQAMKIEKDNAQDKADTCENQAKEANLRADKIMEEVADLTKRLEQVTQDHEKFKASLEQATKDSEEKDKLLTSTEANVAALTRKVQQVEEDLEKSEERSSAALSKLLEATQSADENNRMCKVLENRSQQDEERMDQLSNQLKEARMLAEDADTKSDEVSRKLAFVEDELEVAEDRVKSGEAKIMELEEELKVVGNSLKSLEVSEDKANQRVEEFKRQLKSLTIKLKEAETRAENAEKNVKKLQKEVDRLEDELGVNKDRYKSLADEMDSTFAELAGY from the exons ATGGACGCGATCAAGAAGAAAATGCAGGCGATGAAGATCGAGAAGGATAACGCGCAGGACAAAGCCGACACCTGCGAGAACCAGGCGAAGGAGGCGAACCTGCGCGCCGACAAGATCATGGAGGAGGTCGCCGACCTGACCAAGCGTCTGGAGCAGGTCACCCAGGACCATGAGAAGTTCAAGGCTAGCTTGGAGCAGGCCACCAAGGACAGCGAGGAGAAGGACAAGCTGCTCACCTCGACCGAGGCGAACGTGGCCGCCCTGACCCGCAAGGTCCAGCAGGTTGAGGAGGATCTGGAAAAGTCTGAGGAACGTTCGTCCGCCGCGCTGTCCAAGCTGCTGGAAGCTACCCAGTCGGCTGATGAGAACAACCG TATGTGCAAAGTGTTGGAGAACCGTTCCCAGCAGGATGAGGAGCGTATGGATCAGCTGTCCAACCAGCTGAAGGAGGCGCGTATGCTCGCTGAAGACGCCGATACCAAGTCCGACGAGGTGTCCCGCAAGCTGGCCTTCGTTGAAGACGAGCTGGAAGTGGCTGAGGACCGTGTCAAGTCCGGCGAGGCCAAGATCATGGAGCTGGAGGAGGAGTTGAAG GTCGTCGGTAACTCCCTGAAGTCTCTGGAGGTGTCGGAAGACAAGGCCAACCAGAGAGTGGAGGAGTTCAAGCGCCAGCTGAAGAGCCTGACGATCAAGCTGAAGGAGGCGGAGACCCGCGCCGAGAACGCGGAGAAGAACGTCAAGAAGCTCCAGAAGGAGGTCGACAGACTAGAAG ATGAGCTGGGCGTCAACAAGGACCGATACAAGTCCCTGGCCGACGAGATGGACTCCACGTTCGCCGAGTTGGCCGGCTACTAA
- the LOC1281316 gene encoding tropomyosin-2 isoform X1: protein MDAIKKKMQAMKIEKDNAQDKADTCENQAKEANLRADKIMEEVADLTKRLEQVTQDHEKFKASLEQATKDSEEKDKLLTSTEANVAALTRKVQQVEEDLEKSEERSSAALSKLLEATQSADENNRMCKVLENRSQQDEERMDQLSNQLKEARMLAEDADTKSDEVSRKLAFVEDELEVAEDRVKSGEAKIMELEEELKVVGNSLKSLEVSEDKANQRVEEFKRQLKSLTIKLKEAETRAENAEKNVKKLQKEVDRLEDKLMNEKEKYKAICDDLDSTFAELTGY from the exons ATGGACGCGATCAAGAAGAAAATGCAGGCGATGAAGATCGAGAAGGATAACGCGCAGGACAAAGCCGACACCTGCGAGAACCAGGCGAAGGAGGCGAACCTGCGCGCCGACAAGATCATGGAGGAGGTCGCCGACCTGACCAAGCGTCTGGAGCAGGTCACCCAGGACCATGAGAAGTTCAAGGCTAGCTTGGAGCAGGCCACCAAGGACAGCGAGGAGAAGGACAAGCTGCTCACCTCGACCGAGGCGAACGTGGCCGCCCTGACCCGCAAGGTCCAGCAGGTTGAGGAGGATCTGGAAAAGTCTGAGGAACGTTCGTCCGCCGCGCTGTCCAAGCTGCTGGAAGCTACCCAGTCGGCTGATGAGAACAACCG TATGTGCAAAGTGTTGGAGAACCGTTCCCAGCAGGATGAGGAGCGTATGGATCAGCTGTCCAACCAGCTGAAGGAGGCGCGTATGCTCGCTGAAGACGCCGATACCAAGTCCGACGAGGTGTCCCGCAAGCTGGCCTTCGTTGAAGACGAGCTGGAAGTGGCTGAGGACCGTGTCAAGTCCGGCGAGGCCAAGATCATGGAGCTGGAGGAGGAGTTGAAG GTCGTCGGTAACTCCCTGAAGTCTCTGGAGGTGTCGGAAGACAAGGCCAACCAGAGAGTGGAGGAGTTCAAGCGCCAGCTGAAGAGCCTGACGATCAAGCTGAAGGAGGCGGAGACCCGCGCCGAGAACGCGGAGAAGAACGTCAAGAAGCTCCAGAAGGAGGTCGACAGACTAGAAG ACAAACTGATGAACGAAAAGGAGAAGTACAAGGCGATCTGCGACGATCTGGATTCGACCTTCGCCGAACTTACCGGATACTAA